The sequence GCGGCTCTATGCGCATCTTTATCGTTCCAGGCGCCTTTAACTGCGACCTCTATAAGTTTGGTAGCTCCTTCTCCGTCGGAAGCCATTTTCTTCGCAAGTTCTTCGCATAAAAATGTAAGCGCTTGCGTAAATGCGGGAAAATTTTCACTTTTAGGTTTTATTCTCTCGTTTCTTGCCAAACCGTTAGCCATTATTATCACAGTATCATCGGGCGACATACACCCGTCAACCGTTAATCTGTTAAAAGATTTATTAACTGCAATATGCAACGATTCTTTAAGCGCGTCTTTGGATATGGACGCATCAGTCGTCAAAAATGCAAGCATAGTTGCAACGTTGGGACAAATCATTCCCACGCCCTTTGCAATGCCGCCGATTTTAATTGTTTTATTGCCTCTTCCCTTTATTCCCGTATCAATAGACAACTCTTTTGGCTTTGTATCTGTTGTCATTATCGCGGAAGCGGCAAGAACTCCGCCGTTGTAATCTAATTTTTCCACAGCTTCAATTATTCCCTTTCTAACTTTATCCATCGGCATTTTCTTGCCTATAATGCCGGTTGATGACACCAAAACTTCTTCTTTCTTCACTCCCAAATTTTCAGCAGTTAAAGTAGCCATCTCCTCGGCGTCTTTAATCCCTTGTTTTCCGGTAGAAGCATTCGCATTACCGCTATTTACTATAACAGCTCTGAAATTGTCCCCATTTTTTAGATATTTCAAATCAACAATCACAGCCGCGCCCTTAAACTTATTTGTCGTAAACATCCCCGCAGTCAAAGCAGGACCTTCGGAATATATAAGAGCCAAATCTTTATTCCCGCTCTTTTTAATTCCGCAACTAACACCCGAGGCTTTAAACCCCAAGGGCGTTGTAACTCCACCTCTCCCAGCAACCTTGCCACAACTAATAGGCAGGCAGGAATTTGGCGGGCAAGCTTCTATG comes from bacterium and encodes:
- the argJ gene encoding bifunctional glutamate N-acetyltransferase/amino-acid acetyltransferase ArgJ, which produces MLKNIEACPPNSCLPISCGKVAGRGGVTTPLGFKASGVSCGIKKSGNKDLALIYSEGPALTAGMFTTNKFKGAAVIVDLKYLKNGDNFRAVIVNSGNANASTGKQGIKDAEEMATLTAENLGVKKEEVLVSSTGIIGKKMPMDKVRKGIIEAVEKLDYNGGVLAASAIMTTDTKPKELSIDTGIKGRGNKTIKIGGIAKGVGMICPNVATMLAFLTTDASISKDALKESLHIAVNKSFNRLTVDGCMSPDDTVIIMANGLARNERIKPKSENFPAFTQALTFLCEELAKKMASDGEGATKLIEVAVKGAWNDKDAHRAAKAIANSALVKTAMYGADPNWGRIISAVGSVKVKFNPDKISLKLQGTSLIEKGKFVNYNEKELSGSLKKENAIIIEVDLHYGDRETTVWTCDLTEEYVKINAHYTT